The candidate division KSB1 bacterium region GTCGTGGGCACGCTGGCCGTCGCACCGACGGCACCCGTGATGACAGCGGCGACTATCGACCGTTGCACCGAAATCCACGTTGAGTGGACGTTCGGCACGGGCGCGATCGATAGCTACATCGTGGTGCGCGATGGCGAAGATATCGGCAGTGTGAATGCGCTGACCGGATCCTTCGATGACACGGGTGTGTCAGACGGAGATCACGATTATGCGGTGCGTTCCCATTCGGAGCTGTGCGGCGATGCGACCAGCGGTGAATTGACCGGAACGCGTCAGCCGGTTCCGCCGCAAGTGCAGAATGTGGCGGCGACGGATGCAAGCTGCGAGAATGTGACGGTGACCTGGGATGCCGCGGTGGGCAATTTCGACAACTACCGGGTTGACCGCGACGGCGGATTCCTGGCCTTTGTCGATTTGGGCACCACGCTATATGTTGATCTGACCGCGACCGCGGGCGTGACTTACGAATACATGGTCTGTGCCAATGACCTCGTTTGCGGATTGGGGCCGCTGTCGGTTCCGGACAACGGAACTCGTCTGTCGGGGGCCACTCCTCCGAGCAGTCTGACGGCCAGCGTGGATGTGTGTGACGGGGTCCTGCTCAATTGGGTGGCTTCGACCGGCGCGGTGGAAGGTTATCGAATCTATCGCGACAACGCGCTGATCGATTCGACGGACGCGCTGGCGATCAGTTACAATGACACTACGGCAGTTCCGGGTGTCGAGTATTCCTATGAAGTCTCGGCGTTCAGCACCGCTTGCGGCGAGACGGAGCGCTCCAACCCGATCACAGGTCTGCGGCTGCCGACGCCGGGACAAGTCGCAGGCCTGGCAGCATCCAACGACGATTGTGATGGCATTTTGCTTAACTGGACGGCCATCGTCGGGGTGTCCGCGTACCTGATTGAACGCGACGGTGATTCGCTCACGACCGTCGATGTCGCGACCTATCTCGACGGCGACGTCGTCCGCGGCGTGGCACACAGCTATCGGATTTCGGCGTCAAATATTTGCGGTGTGGGTGAGTTTTCCGTGGCGGCATCCGGTGCGCGGGCCAATCTACCCGGCAACGTGACGAGTTTCTCCGCGACTGACGACCAGTGCTTCCTGGTCACGCTGACGTGGACGGACATCGCCGATGAGTCCGGCTACTATGTGTACCGTGACAATGTGATCATCGATACGCTGGATGCCGACACCGTCACCTACGAAGTTGCCGGTGATGAAACCGTACTGAGTTACTACGTGGTCGGGTTTAACCCCTGTGGCGCCAGTCCGAGTACCGTCAGCGACAACGGCAGCGCGCTCAGCGGCGCGTTGCCCGCGACCGCATTGGCGGCGACCGCCGACCGCTGCGACGGTGTGCTGGTGAGCTGGAGTGATGGCGCGAATGCGACATCGTATCAGGTGTACCGCGATTTCAATACGGTCGGCGATCCGGTGCTGCCGGGTGTGCAGCAGTATTTGGATGCGGGCGCGACGGCCGGAAACCACTTCTATTCCGTAGCGGCGATCAATCAGTGCGGGAACGGCGGATTGGCGGATACCGTGGAAGGAACCCGACTTGCGGTGCCGCCCGCGGTGACCAATCTCGCGGCGAGCCAGGACGATTGTGAGCACATCGTGCTGAGTTGGGATGATCTCACCACTGAGACTGATTATGTAGTGGTGCGGGAAGGCTCGCCGATCGATACGATTCCGGCAAATTCGACCGGATTCACCGACACGACGTTAGCCCCGGCAACTTACGATTACGAAGTGTACGGTAGGAACAGTTGCGGTGACGGCATTCACGCGGGAGTGTCCGGACGTGTCGTCGATACGCCGCAGCAAGTAGGGAACGTGCAGGCAACCGGCGATCGTTGCGACGGCATTCTGGTTACGTGGGATGACTTGCCTGACGAGCTGACCTACGACGTCGTGCGCGATGGAGTTGATCTGGTGGCGGACAATCTGGCGGCTAATACCACGGAGTTCCTCGATCCCTTCCCGGCCGGAGCGGTCCATAACTATACTGTGATGGCGTCGAATGCCTGCGGCGACGGGCCGATTTCTGAAGCGGGAACCGGTGCGCGAGTTCCGATCCCGGATGCTCCGGGGTTTGTGATCGCGGACAGCACCTGCAGCGGCGCGATGATCAGCTGGGGCGATGTGGCGTCGGAAGCGTGGTACCGAATCTACCGCGACGGTGTGGTCATCGATTCGGTGGCGCAGAATATCTGGGCCTATGCGGATTTGAATGCGGGCGGCGCGCCGCATACCTACTGCGTGGAGGCCGCCAACGCGTGCGGCACGAGCGCGCAGGTGTGTGACGAATGGTCGCCGATTCCGGTACCGGGTGCGGTGACCGGATTGCTCGTGATTCCGTCATGCACCGCCGATACGGTGAGGTGGACGGACATTGTCGATGAAACGGGCTATCAGGTCACGCGCGATGGCGTGAACATCGGTCCGGTGCTGCCGGCCAATGCGACGCAATACATCGATGCGTCGGCGCGCACGGGTACGGCCCAATATCGCGTGGTTTCGCTCTATGCGTGTCCGACCGGCGGCGGAGTCGCCGGACCCGTGCCGAGCACGCGCCTCAGCGCTCCGGCCACCGGCCCCACCAACGTGGTGGCGACGGACAACCTGTGCGCCAGCGTTACGATCACGTGGTCCACGGTGCCCGCGGATAGTTTTGTCATCTACCGCGATGGGACACGCGTCGGAGTCATTCAGTTCCCGGCCGTGACCTTTACGGATACACCGCCTCCGGGGACCTACAACTACTGTGTGCGGGCGAAGAACAGTTGCGGTGAATCACCGCCGCCGGGAAACTGCGACAGCGGCACGCGGCTCGGCGCTCCGCCGATCGTTCCGGCGATCAGTGCAACGGAGAACAACTGCTCGTTCATCCGGGTCACGTGGACGCAGTCGGCCGGTGCAACGCAGTACCGGGTCCTGCGGAATTCCGCGCCGCTGGTGTCTGTTTCCGGCGACAGTTCGGGCTATACGGATTCCGGCGCAGCCGCGGGTGCGAGTTATCCTTACAGCGTGATTGCCGCCAATCTCTGCGGCGACGCGGATACATCCGGGGTTGACAACGGTACGCGTTTAGTCAATCCCGGGGCGCCGACGGGTGTGGCCGCAACGGACGACCGCTGCGACAGTATTGTAGTCACGTGGAACGTGGCGACCGGCGACGTGGACTGGTACGTCGTCTTTGCCGGAGTTGATTCGATCGGACAGGTGGCGGCACCGGGTACGCGATTCGCCTATCAGCCTGCCTCGGGCTTCACGGCGGCGTTCACGGTGCGCGCGCGCAGCAACGACTGCGGTCCGGGTAACGCCAGCGCGCAGAACACAGGCACGCGGCTTGCGGCGCCTGCGGCTCCGACGCAATGCCGCACGAGCAACGCGGTCTGCGATCAGATCAACGTATTGTGGAATGGCGTGAGTCCGGCTCCGACGGGTTACATTGTGTTCCGTGACGGGTCGCGTCTTGACACCGTAACGGCAACGCAACTGGCGGACACCGCCATCGACGATGCCGTGACGCACACCTATCAGGTGACCGCCTACAACTTGTGCGGAGAAGGTCCGGTCAGCAATAGCGCGACGGGCAACGCACTTCCGTTGCTGAGACTGCCGCAAGGCGTGCCGGATTCGGTGACGTCGCTCGAAACCCTGACCGTGGCCCTGGCTCATTGTATCGGAGTCGATGCGGACACCGTGTACCTGTCCTTGAACGGCGGCGAGTTTGTCGTCGTGGATACGTTGCCGGGATCGGCCGGTCAGGTCAACATTCAGGTGCCCTGGACACAGGACACGACCGACAATAACCGGTTGCGAATCGTCAGCGTCCGCGGCGGTCGTGTGGATGTGCTGCTGACCGAGACGTTCGTAATTCTTGGGACGCTGGGTGCCGATGAACCGGGAGCCGGACTGGTTCCGACCGAGTATTTCATGGACCAGAACTTCCCGAATCCGTTCAATCCGTCCACGACGATTCGCTTCGGCGTGCCGCGGGTGTCGGATGTGAAGATCGAAATCTACGACCTGACCGGGCGGCTCGTGACCACGATTGTGGAGGGAGCGGTTGAGCCCGGTGTTCATTCGGTGATGTGGGATTGCAGTGACTGCCCGACCGGCATGTATCTATTGCGACTCACCGCACCCGATCAGGTGCTGATGCGCAAGATGCTGTTGATGAAGTAAGCCAAGCTTCTTGCCCCGGCACGATCGCATGCATGTCTGAACCATGAATGAAGGGCGACGGAGGTCATACTTCGTCGCCCTTCGGACATCCTCTCCGCCCAGCGACGGGCCACCCGTTCCTCGCCTGTGGCCCGCTCCTTGCAATGGCCGATTCTCTGATTCCGAAACATCGCTGCACATAGAGCTGAAACACGCTGGAGCTTATTATGGCATCTGGGCTGGACGACCTCTGTATCAATACCATTCGCATGCTGTCGGTGGACGGCGTTCAAAAGGCCAAGTCCGGCCACCCCGGTCTTCCGCTGGGCTGCGCGGCGATGGCCTATGCCGTGTGGACACGTCATCTGCGGCATAACCCGGCTGATCCGAAATGGGTGAATAGAGATCGCTTTGTGCTCTCAGCGGGACACGGCTCGATGCTGCTGTACTCGATGTTGCACTTGACCGGCTATGATTTGCCGATGGAGCAGATTCAGGCA contains the following coding sequences:
- a CDS encoding T9SS type A sorting domain-containing protein; its protein translation is MKMRSILILLALLLLSQMASAQPFAAIVYNLETMLTTTCGGDVPIPDGTPVLIFWDNDSNGPDADDPPPPICGVTPPDSANDCDRLSLEMNGERLLAMPGFFYSEATFNSCLTLPTPPIYFFRVCYGGVQWQSDPVTMVSGIQEPPTTGWTCINEPCAGCPQPQSVIGMAASDTVCTAVEVTWSYPDSVVLIDSFFVYRDGAVIGRTLRTTVGPDNFSFVDNTASSGATYEYGVEARRGCGAGDSARSSRAVDGGTRPPLPTVATGVLATDGTKCDTVTISFTYNSNLGVDSFLVKRNNVRIGALQATGVPGPRTFHYTGASAPTRAAYTIVGRSPTCGEGDPSLPDSGHANDNPAQPQAVSATDSLCGPTTSIVWRDVTGETSYQVRRQNNDGLGDVLLGTNAQNDTTYEDATGSTGVVYRYYVVAVNGCGNSPNAAYNNGSRISTLGVVTGIQAEDALRCDSTIVTWTDTAGETGYQVTRDGNLLTTTAANVTRYADGTGTAGQSYTYRVIAVNNCGAGTVPTGDSGSRRAAPNAPQGVAATGVSNCSNVTVTWNTQAGVDSFQVRREGTRIGSTIGSVTSFQDLTAVPGTPYAYTVVAYNLCGPGPVSASATGTRGTGLVAPTGVAATGGNCTLVTVTWFNIVGEDSFQIRRNGVRIGRTLTDVITFDDLTAAPNTTYGYTVVGYNACGEGSVSTVDSGGRAPIAGTTTNLQAAADCDSITLTWTAAANGASYTVLKDGASLGSTAATTFTHGPNDTDSHDYRVFATNACGNGDTTSAVAAARLTTPAAPTAFDAVSGNCATIDLSWTNPAGATVIRIWRDGILVDSVNTPATTYSDEGADPGPHTYFVRAVNACGESDASNFDTETLLELPSIPTGLVASSTLCTGVVLNWDPAMGDADWYTVRREGSIIANNVTDTTYVDDSAPDGSSSYTVEAISSDCGGTGESEGALGTRVAATGTAGDLAATTTRCDSVIVTWTAASGDVDNYSVLRDGSEIGLMNSTTFRLADVPPAGSYDYTVVAISTECGEGAAAGPVVGTLAVAPTAPVMTAATIDRCTEIHVEWTFGTGAIDSYIVVRDGEDIGSVNALTGSFDDTGVSDGDHDYAVRSHSELCGDATSGELTGTRQPVPPQVQNVAATDASCENVTVTWDAAVGNFDNYRVDRDGGFLAFVDLGTTLYVDLTATAGVTYEYMVCANDLVCGLGPLSVPDNGTRLSGATPPSSLTASVDVCDGVLLNWVASTGAVEGYRIYRDNALIDSTDALAISYNDTTAVPGVEYSYEVSAFSTACGETERSNPITGLRLPTPGQVAGLAASNDDCDGILLNWTAIVGVSAYLIERDGDSLTTVDVATYLDGDVVRGVAHSYRISASNICGVGEFSVAASGARANLPGNVTSFSATDDQCFLVTLTWTDIADESGYYVYRDNVIIDTLDADTVTYEVAGDETVLSYYVVGFNPCGASPSTVSDNGSALSGALPATALAATADRCDGVLVSWSDGANATSYQVYRDFNTVGDPVLPGVQQYLDAGATAGNHFYSVAAINQCGNGGLADTVEGTRLAVPPAVTNLAASQDDCEHIVLSWDDLTTETDYVVVREGSPIDTIPANSTGFTDTTLAPATYDYEVYGRNSCGDGIHAGVSGRVVDTPQQVGNVQATGDRCDGILVTWDDLPDELTYDVVRDGVDLVADNLAANTTEFLDPFPAGAVHNYTVMASNACGDGPISEAGTGARVPIPDAPGFVIADSTCSGAMISWGDVASEAWYRIYRDGVVIDSVAQNIWAYADLNAGGAPHTYCVEAANACGTSAQVCDEWSPIPVPGAVTGLLVIPSCTADTVRWTDIVDETGYQVTRDGVNIGPVLPANATQYIDASARTGTAQYRVVSLYACPTGGGVAGPVPSTRLSAPATGPTNVVATDNLCASVTITWSTVPADSFVIYRDGTRVGVIQFPAVTFTDTPPPGTYNYCVRAKNSCGESPPPGNCDSGTRLGAPPIVPAISATENNCSFIRVTWTQSAGATQYRVLRNSAPLVSVSGDSSGYTDSGAAAGASYPYSVIAANLCGDADTSGVDNGTRLVNPGAPTGVAATDDRCDSIVVTWNVATGDVDWYVVFAGVDSIGQVAAPGTRFAYQPASGFTAAFTVRARSNDCGPGNASAQNTGTRLAAPAAPTQCRTSNAVCDQINVLWNGVSPAPTGYIVFRDGSRLDTVTATQLADTAIDDAVTHTYQVTAYNLCGEGPVSNSATGNALPLLRLPQGVPDSVTSLETLTVALAHCIGVDADTVYLSLNGGEFVVVDTLPGSAGQVNIQVPWTQDTTDNNRLRIVSVRGGRVDVLLTETFVILGTLGADEPGAGLVPTEYFMDQNFPNPFNPSTTIRFGVPRVSDVKIEIYDLTGRLVTTIVEGAVEPGVHSVMWDCSDCPTGMYLLRLTAPDQVLMRKMLLMK